Part of the Phragmites australis chromosome 23, lpPhrAust1.1, whole genome shotgun sequence genome is shown below.
AATGTCTTGCAAATACAGTGTCGATTGTACGACCATGCAATACTTCGGTTTGACACATACTTCGTAATCTGATGGCTGCTGTTTTTTTGCACATTGTAGGTCGTGGAGGCGTGCACGATGTTTCAAGCCGCCGAGCACAAGGAGTTCACCTTGCTGCCATGTTGGAGGGAGTTGAGGGATCATCCGAAGTGGCAGGTAGAAAGCTCACGCAAAAGGCAGAAGGTCTCCGCCGCGGGAAGCCCCTCCTCGACACCCAATGTAGGCTCGTCCGCCGGCTTCAATGGAGCAGAGGATGTGGATGCAACTCCATCCAATGCCGGTGAACGTGGCAAACGGCCACCAGGTCGGACTCGGTCGAAGGAAGCCCGCGGTAATTCGTCTTCGAGTTCAGCCTCGGGGCCCATGACGGACTTATTCGATCGGCAGTTGGCAATGAAAGACAAGATTGAAAAGGAAAGAGCTGAGAGGTTTGCAGAGTTGATGGATGTTGAGCGGCAACGGCTAAGGCTCGAGGAGGAACGAATGAAAATGGAACTTGaaaaggagcagcagaggctAAGGCTCGAGGCGGAGCGTATGCAaatggagaaggaaaaggaggagagGCACATAATGAGCATGGACCTTTCTCAAACGGACGAGGACCAGCAGGCCTACTACAAGAGCCTCAGGCAGAGCATCATTGCCGCTAGGCGCGTCACCGGAGGCCCATCGTTGTGATCTCCTTATGGCCGAATTTCAGTTTATGATTACATTATTCTCTTGTTTGTGGTGTGTCATGTGAACTATGGTTACATTGTTCTTCATTGTTCCTTCCGGTTCGGACTTGTTCATGCTATTGCCATAAGGTACAAATGTTGGTTGATTTTCAGATGGCTTTGATGCCTGTGCTTGTGTAAAGTATGGTGGTGTACAACTGTATGAATTAGGTAGTGTAATGGCAATGCTGTGGTTGATATGATCGTTGCAGTTCCAGCCACTCTTCACTATGAGGATGCACATTGGTGCCAAGTGCCTAAGGGCATGGCAGTTTTTATTGCAAATAATACGCAGTACCCTCACAGTACGAGCCACAGGACGGGTTACAAATTACAAAAACATACTACGGAATACCAAAGTACACAGGATCAATTATTTAACGTAATACTGACTACCAAAGGACACGTGACAAATTACTCGACTCCGTGGAACTGCCACAGATGCTCGACAAGATCCTCACGGAGCTGGTGATGCCCCTGCCTGCTAGTTATCATCCCATACCTTTGGGCAAATGCTTGAAGTGTCGCGGATGGGGTGTGTGATGGCTCCACTGGAACACCGGCACCCTCGTACACGTGCTCGACGTCCCCATCAGGTCTCTCATCCTCGATTATCATGTTATGCATGACAATGCAGGCGGTCATGATGTTGTGAAGTGTTTCCTCGTCCCATAGCCTCGTTGCTCCCCTGACTATGGGAAACCGAGATTGCAGGACCCCGAAGGCCCTTTCGACATCCTTCCGTAACGCCGCCTGCTGAACGATGAAGTGCTGCCGCTTCCTCCCAACTGGACAAGGAATTGTCCCATTCCGGATAGATACCATCTGCCAGGAAATACCCCATGGTGTAATCGTGACCGTTAACGGAGTAATGTACCTGGGGACCCACGCCAGCGGCAAGATTGTCGAGGAGATGGGAGCGGTGCAGAACGTTGATGTCGTTTAGCGAACCAGGCATGCCGAAgaaagcatgccaaatccataaGTCCTGCGACGCCACTGCCTCTAGGATGATCGTCGGAGAGTTCACATGTCCCGTGTAGGAACCGGCCCACGCTGTgggacagttcttccacctccagtGCATACAATCGATGCTTCCGagcatcccggggaaccctcTTCGCTCGTTTGTAGCAATCAAGCGTGCGGTGTCCTCCTCGTTCGGAGCGCGGAGGTACTGGTCGCCAAACACCCCGACGACGGCTCGCACAAACCGCCTCATACTCTCAATGATAGTGGCCTCCCCTAGCCGGAGGCACTCATCGAGAGAATCGGCGGGAGCATCGTACGCGAGCATGCGAAACGCCGCTGTTACTTTTTGCAACGGCGACAGGCCGAGCTCTCCTGCAGCATTCCTCCGCTGCTGGAACCACGGATCGTGGTCCGCAACTGCCTGAACAATCTTGAGGTACAGGTCACGTTTCATCCTAAACCTGCAGGAGTGCCGAGCATAAGACGTCTCATCATAATACTGCGACAACACACTTCCTTTTAATAACATTACCTGCGACGGAAGATGTAATCTGGGTACACCGGGTGATCGGCGAAGTAGTCATTAAACAACCTATGATGACCCTCCAGGCGATTCCGCTCGATACGCCGACGGCCTGGCACTGAACCACCCCAAGGTCCCCGCTGTGATGCCTCCGACTCATGCAAGGCGCTCACAGTGGCAAGGAACAAATTATCTTCCTCATCGGAAGAGTCATTTCCGAAACACAACTCCCTCACGGTCTCCTTCCAAGCTTCACGACGATCCATTTGTTGGTGGCTTGCCAATTGTGAGGACCTCACCCGTGTATATATAGGGACCTTCACGACGATCCTTCTGACGGAAGACACCGCCCCTCCTTCCCCGACAAGCCACTTCTCATGAGCCTTCTAGGGGAAGCCTCGCCACAAGCTTCCAGGATACATTGCACCAGGTCACGTTCCAATGCTCACGTGCAGGTGCAGCGATACAGATTTATCCCTCAAAATTTAATGGAAATATATTGTCCCCGAATTTATTTTCTAACAAATTATAATTCGACACACTAATTTTTAACGTGCGTTTCAATGCCTGCTGCAACGGGATCATGCGACAAAACATTGCCCCTCAGACGGTTATGGCGGTTGggaaataataattttaatagaggggagagaagatagtggatgagatatagagtatctgctggagatggatATATtgagggatgctgtaatagtgataggggaggctgtaatagtgtttttggggatgaaattttgaggtagctgctggagatggtctaaccCGGAGGAGGCTCAGCATAATTTCTCAGGAAGAAAGGTCAACTCTGGGACACCGGGTCATGGTTTTGGCGGGAGTTAAAACAAGCGGGCTAGCTGATTGGGCTTTCTCCATGTCTCCGAGCACCGGTGGCCGGCCTTCATCCCCTCCTCCTGCCTCCGCAAAaggaagagtttttttttacattttctaacttaaataattaaataaataaacttcagataaaaaaatttataataataagCGTCTGCTGTCATCTGAGATGCCCTCTCAGAAGATGGTAAGCATAGCATAGTGGCATGATTAGGTCTTACCGCCCTCTTATTACTACGCGTGCGAGGGGAAGTCATAGGTTACAGGCCCATGGAACTTTGATTGAAAAACAGTTTGAAAAGTGGCATGGTTTATGGGCATATGTGATGTCCCCTGTATTAGAATGGCTctgatgaaaaaatatatatttttgactttttttatccaaaaatatgaaaaatattcatAAATTCTAAGTGACGAGGTACTATTACGACCTGTCATATATGACATTATAAATGATGGCTTACAGTTATGATCCATCATCTATAACCTTTTAAGTGACGAATCGTATCCTATTACTTATGATGATTCATCAATAATGCGTTTGGGATGATGGATGTGTAATCTATCACTAATACTGGTTATCACGCGTCACTTAAAcacttttttcacgtagtgtctaTGCCTATGTGGCACACTTAAACGTGCTGATCTTGGTGCCTAATCATGCTAATGAGGGAGATTTGGACCTCAAATGGCACACCTAATAAGTTTAGGGACTTAAAACTGCATTTTAAATGCTTATGGATTGTGTACGACAAGTTTAAAGATAGCTGGTGTATTTTACTCGTATAACAATATTGAAAGACGAGTTGAATACTGACGCCATGCAGAAACCGCTCACCAATGCAAATTCGTTAATGAATTAAGTCTTCAGGGACCAACAGTGTTTAATCACATGTCAATGTCTTCAGGAACTGATGAAATTGGTGTGAGAGGATACAAACCGGATGCGGAGACACTTCGCATCACACTGACCATGCTATTTTAACCTCTATCACACCGAACAACCCATTTCCCTTTATTGATTTTGGAATTGAGGAGATTTAGAACTGGAAATCTGGAATTAGGAACCAACAAATTCATGCAAGATATGAAATATGTGTTTATGACTTAAGCGTTAAGCATTATAACGTACACCCTTTGGTACAACTTTCTAGATCCTTTTTTGGTGAAGTCCTTTTCAAGCATTTTCTTTTGTGATATGGCCGCTTCGCCCAGAAACGTACTCGACTAACTTTTTCACATATTAGAAAATTCTTTTCAAAACTTCTTTATTGCTGTCAAATaagtaaaaaattataagaacTAACTTGTACTTCTAGATAACAGCAAAGATCATGGAAATCTCGGAACCGGTTACTCTGACGGCAGGGAGAAAAGTCATGAATAAACAGTGAAAGGGACAGTATTATATGAGAGGGTGTACATTAAATGCagcaaaacactgtagcacgACTACTGTTCATGAAAATAACTTAGGAAATCCCCGTCTTCTTCGTCATGAGGCTGCCAATGAAGAGGACCTGTGTCGCCACTGTTGCCATGAGTCCATGACCACGACCTCCTTCCTCCGTGCTAATACTAACGGGTAGCGAAGAACTAAATCGAAGACCACTTGGTGTGGACGATGGCATTGACCTTGTCTTGGGATTGCATTGCAAGACAACAAGGGGGCTCATGATATGGTTTGGGGAGAAGTGAAGggtaagatcatcttcaataaaaattttgaaaatttaccttttataacactattatagtatctattatcactattacaatatactctattttttctatctccaacgGACATCCTATTTCTACCTTTCATTTCTCTCCTCTTTCCTCTGAACCCACACGCATACTTAGAGAACAGTAATAAAGCCTCCTTTTCTACGGTAGATTTGCCGCTGCCgattctccctctctccattcccGTATCACTGTAGGTGTCGTTGCCGTCTCTGTTGGAGAGCCTCCCGACACAAAGCGAGCTGCAAATCTACCGCTACAATATTTTACCGAGCCGATGGCTTCTCCGTTGGAGAAGGCCTAAAGGGGTCAGTTGGCATGGATGCCCATCTCTTTGGTAATTGGTGCTGTAGCTGTCGTCCAATTTTAAGAGAAGATGGCATTGCTGtttttttcaataattttaaatttcCTTGCACTTGCGAATCGCCTTTTTTCCTTCGCCAATGCGACCATAGAAGCAGTCCTGCATGCTCCTTTAGGCAGCTCCAATAGTTCTCTTTaattgctattttttatttctctcaaCATACTCTTCAAATAATTCTATTCTTAATTCTTTATACTCATAATACTTagagctattttttattttctcttatttaaaAACTAGCTCtttaaaatttctctctatatAAACAAAATTTCCCTCCACATTAATTTTATCTCTACTTCCACTAACTTcttttctctatatatatcaCAACAATAAAAATTAGATGCTATCTATAACTAATTATCATAAATAAAGCAAATGACAGTGAACTCCCGTCACTGTCGTCCCGTCGTTCAAGTTGACTTGGACACCGTGTTGAACAGCTCAAACCTGTTGGAACGCAGGTATTGAAGTTTACTACCTGCCTACCTATGTACCCAGCTAAGCCACAGCTCCTTCATCGTTAGCTATGGCTCCACggcgcttcctcctcctcaccgtCGTCTTGTGGTTCGCCGGAGCCGCAGTACTTGTGATTGGCCAGCCCTACGTGCCATTAGGGCCCTACTGCTCGACCACGGGCAACTTCACCACCGCGAGCCACTACGTACCAGGTGAACCTAGTAAAGCTCACGGGCGACCTCCCGTCGGGAGCCATCGCCAACCGTGGCTTTGACAACGGCACGTCTGGCGAGTTGCCCGATAAAGTATTTGGCCTCACCATGTGCTACGCCGACCGTAACTGGCCGCAGGAGTGCATCCGATCTGCCCGTTCAGCCGGGAGGTGAAGACCTCGCTACTAAAAAACAGATAGAACAATATCAGTTTTAAAATCTTATCAGTGTCAATTTTAATCTGATACTGATTATTCAGTACTGGTAGTTCGTGACTACCAATACAGTATATGAAACCGGCATTGAAAATAACTATCAGTGCGGTTTGTGAATTAAATTGGAATTAATAGTACACATATCATTGCTAGTTTATTttaccaaccagcactgataggtATTTTCCGCTATTTTTAAAATGTGGTGATTGCCGCTAATTTCGtggcattttcaaattttgacgGTTGCCGGCAATAGTATACAGTATATTTATGGACACAcgcataaatttaatttacgagacgtcgagttttatcgcagcatatatacataagcaCATATAagttttatttctaaaatatcaagtctcgtcacagtatatatacatcgcATACATATGAGGTTTCATTagaaaatgaaaaagagtttaaaGTTTTTTGCTAATCGAAGGTTCTGAACTCTGTTTTTTCTggttggatgaaggtaacgagagaggagccaaattcatggaactcaccagttggactgatgacttggtcattgatgaacccgacaaaTTGTTTTTGAAGTGCGATGGTTTCAATAGCCATGAGTCGATCTTTGGACAGCgcgaggagctgcaatttcaacaattgaagaaatcaatccttataaACAGTGTtggacctgaaaattagtcagcAAGATGTATGTCGTATACCTTAACATCGACCACGTGGTACGACGCGTCTccgttgaatccgtgcatgaattccattatataaaaaccacataaattattaccTAGGCTCTGCttccttaaaaaaaagtcaTGTCGAATAATCTATTCTTTCGCGAATGGCCGATGTCTGACACTCTTCTTAATGTATCATAGGTATATtctgcatgtgtgtgattattactgtaagtagatttagattcaatgtaataaaatattataagagTAATAACGAAATAGTCGGGTTTTACCTTtatagcaagtcaatgacgagttggtaggtttcttttggatatTCTGTGAGTCGAAAacaacgatcttgctaatgtctggctgGATGAAAAGAAGGATCCAGTGATAAATGTACATAGGTCATCATAGGTTAGTTGATCCTAATTTTTAACTATGtaatgctcaaaaagagtacaACATTCATAAAgagaaacacatacccaaagtggtagggtaaaaatatgtatttcttcaattgtagttccagaatacacttcaatgcatagtccttggttccttttggatcggattgcatcattgtcggatttacatgatgtgggtcgatgaatcccacatggttgATGCCCTctgtcctgcatctttgtacctccattctacgtaaggaataagttaagacattcaatccaatgatacatgaatgtatactatgaattatatgtatacggcatttacagagtccaacaactcaagatagataTATCGAGGGTATCttgctggtacagtcgatatattttctcaaataatatataaatagagtcgTCCCCGTGGAGAAAATCTCGATCCTTGTATCTAgcctcgaacatttctctaccatcccgcgactccttcatgtaccacgtATGGAATTTCCGAAGTTGAAAGGTCAATTTGTCCCACACGTTTGGCGCGACCAAGAGTTCTCccaacttaaattgccatctctcgactGATTTTGGTGCTAGGGACTCGcctagaaattgctcttttgtcattttagcatcttcaagaaatctttctaaattttgttcttgTCATATCTGGTCAATAGAAGACtctttcaagtatttcttgcttttgatgcacACATAGTCTCATTTACTCTTATGCTCAacaggtttggccatcttcaagaaaaacttctgtgtttctgcacaaattggttttttcttctcaggctttGGCTTctgaaagaatttcttgacactggcgtccactaTCGCTCTGATTTCTtctggtgtttgttcataaggcaacttctcaggtgctgccttcttaggtgccctttgcttctAGAATGAAGCCGACTTctaagatgaactcaaattcttagactatGCAGCTATTGTCAAtttcggagggggaggagttgcctctcttggtggcactggtgctgacttctgagagggaggagttggctcccttggtagCAACTTCGGAGTGGGAGGAGTTGTCTCTATTCtgggtggcggtggtggcgaccgtggaggagtcaGAGAAATTTTGTGTGGTGGGTTCGACTCCACATCAGACAACTTGTcagtctcatcttcaaacactatgtagcgcTTAGGTCACAGAACGAAGCCACTCAcatttgatccgagcctcttggaacccatctctctggggtaatccatgtcaatcttacgGTACAGCCTTAgcacggagtccacgtggaccttggaGTATCCCCAAGGTATCGAaagatcgttgaagagagctccttccaCACATTGGTTGACCTaccccatagccaccgtggtagtaatgttcaaggtggacacgacaagcttgcacactttgctttctgtgatgtcaccCACAGGGTAATGGGccaattctttttctgcaaaCCCCGCAGACGTgcagctgctccgacgaccaccaaggctcacaacattttcttcaccTTGCTGCTGCCTATTGGATCCTtcagggtattcaaactttgccaccaacttgccccacataagatccttgatgttatcgggaaccacccacatgtcatctcgtttgcctctccagcttctatatgtgattgcaacatggtccctcactagaCACCTGATTGCTGTTTTGAACGGCCCTagaacaactttaggtctcgtgggctccccgactgaattgacctccgtgatgattgtcacgtcccaaattcttaatcatgtaattaaccataatcatgctttttaagtattatgtttaattttacgTAATTATAATTCAGAATACTAATGCAATTCATTGAAATAATTTGGATGAGGGAAAGAAATCCAGAAGAGAAAAGGATTGAATTCGCAGCGAACATGGACCCTTTTCACTtacctgtgggccccacatgtggccccaccctccAACTACTCAAATGGGtagcccacctgccctctctctctctcccacctgctccctcactcccacacgtGCAGCAGCAACTACAGCTccccctcccactcaagctctcactccctctctccattttcttccaaaatccgaaggattgaaggtatgcatgtagtaccattgcattctagagctcataagctactcatccatccaattcatttttgttttctagaAAGATTCGAgctggatttgatgtcttttggtgttcttggttgaagcacaaggaacaccagagttcttcgatttccctccatttcctccactccTTAACGGttacccaactccacaagcatcttgagtaagtctcttaggctcccaaTGGTaagaattcgtggtttggttgatcgatttcgagttttagcaaagttcataagtttttgaggttttggaccaaaatgaagATTTAGATGAGTTTTGAGCTAGGAATCAAGTTACTAGGTTGATGaatgaattctagactccataaactatctcaaacatgttcctctttagtttGGAAAAGATCACATTTTGATTTGGCAAGTTTTTCCCAAAATCAGGAGAGTTTTGAGAAGTGCGGAGTATacgcataaaagtgcggatagtACGCACATGTGCAGAGGTTCCGCACCAAAGTGTGGAGGGTCCACACTTTCTGGAAAAATGGTattttgaattgtattcaagattttcttagggttaagctacaaagttagtctagaacATTTGGTACAGTATATGAGCAGgtgtatgtagcatagattcaagtttggagttGAATCAATCGACGAATCGTCgaaaaacacattttcagccAGGTCTGGAGTGTCCGGACAAAAGTCCAGAGGGTCCGCACatgttcggagtatccggagaaaagtccggatagtccggagtttgcTTGAGTTGTGCAAATATCTGGATGTTCTGCATAATTTTGCgcatagtccgcatatgtccggaggttccacACTTTCAGccacttttcaaattggtttgagtcccaattttgttctagctcgcatgtttgcacttttaacttGTTTTGCGCAtcctatggcatgcattgttgcatttcatccatattcgtggtattgcacgcgttattctttttagagaacgtggAGCCGGTGTTCCAGGAGAGCGAAGGAGATTTTGGGCATTCACCTaaatagcaaggcaagcaactaagcatattgatccctcttatgtaattggataagtctaaaattgatgaaatgtgcttatgtatgtatgcatgtttagtgactcagtgtcgggtaccaatgggtagaacctatgccgattgcattcttctactttgaatacttgtgtatttacattccttgtagccttgaggtgttgtcaatgtctagacatgagttcgacttatatgcttagccatgcttaggtcattcagtagaagtcgaacgatggcgCGTTCCGTTGTTCATGAGCATAGGATCTTCTTAtggttacatacacttgttgaggttgagatggttgtataagtggtgagtatgagacgagatgtgggcggtgctaggatggtatTTTGTCCTGCCCAGATAGACGAAgaccggacaccatagaccgcttgcatcgtttaagactGATCGTCAgagtagttggctttagcacttaccttactcaccacatggaaatctaatggtaaggcgagccgaataccttcataGCTATGGCTTTGTGAGgcttgaacatcgacggtgtgagcgggcggctTATGAATTTTCCTGTCAGTATGCATAATTTGCTATATTATAcccctaagtataacgtatgtggttgtgatgcttgatggggtgagatgcatttgagaaagatacgTGTAGTTCAAAAGCGAGCATACTTTAATgttcattgctcattttgcatcatgccttTGGACATGtattttcatcaatatataATATACGGATCCAAGTAAGCGAGATcaacatagcaaaatagtaTTAGATGGAGTTCGATTTTTCACCTATGTCAGGAATTAACCTTcgcttctctttcttctcatcgtcacaacaggatgagaacccgtggcagtttgggagatcttcccAAGGGTTTTAATGAGGACAACCttccgccacctccaccgccgagcatggcggaagtgctcatgCGAATTGAGCAAAACCACCAGACAAATCAGGCGCTCCTTGAGGccctcgtgcgcaacacggcccctcatggaggatgtggagccgggcgccgagatgatttctcagatttcctgAGGACTCAGCCGCCAGTTTTCTCgtgggctgaggatcctctggacgCTGACCACTGGCTCcagacgatcgagcagaagctcgccctccTTAGATGCGAAGACCACGAGAGGACGCTCTTCGCCACTCATCAGCTTTAAGGTccggcgggcgcgtggtggtccaactacttggccatgaACCCCGCCAATCAtcaggtgtcttgggcggagttctgcCAGGCATTCCAGGATTTCCACATTCCCAAGGGtcttgtggagatcaagcaatGGGAGTTCATGGACCTTAAGCAGGGAGGCCGATCGGTGATGGAATATGTGcatgtgttcaaccaccttgcacaatatgctcaagatgaagtgagcaccgATGAGATGAAACAATACAGCTTCGTTAACGgtctcaattcgaagatgcaaGACTGGTTGTTGGCACACGAGTTTGCCGATTTCAACAAACTTGTGAGCACctcgctgtcggaggatgaactccacaagcgaggatccggagggatcccctttgagattcggccagggggatggttctgaatctacctcgtacgtgaaataaatgggagtaaatgagatgcaggtgggatggatgatcggatgcaggagaaaataaatgctcaggggattttagacaggttcgggccacacggagcgtaataccctactcctgtgtgcaTGCTAcaaatgctcagggaatgcctctctgaggatatgttgtgttacaaggatgccTGTCTTAGTCTAGAGCTTCATTAGCTTGTCTTGGTCTTGAAGAAACCCTTCTCGAAGAACTTGATCCGCAGCGAGCTCGATCTCCTTttctctggggagcccgcccctcctttataccccgtcggggcggcttagcgtgcccagaaaggatggcgtgagttacaaggcgctataaatggaaagcaaccatcatgggctgtagtttgatgttacggggggttgaaaatgcgcccccgttcggtcatgtcgtcatcatcccgcttttcagcgggtgcagtgGGGAGGGCCCAAATGGGA
Proteins encoded:
- the LOC133905995 gene encoding glutathione S-transferase T3-like, with amino-acid sequence MEYAGFLRGDSEDMNWADVTPLTQDSIFGSQIPAADDHSGEPTGDVAPGGGRGASYRIEEDLLLVGAWLQVSMDPVVGSNQTLGAFWQRVETFYHENKKFSSTRNRKSLQGRWTFINGMVQKFCGHYARAQRNRRSGTTEAEMVVEACTMFQAAEHKEFTLLPCWRELRDHPKWQVESSRKRQKVSAAGSPSSTPNVGSSAGFNGAEDVDATPSNAGERGKRPPGRTRSKEARGNSSSSSASGPMTDLFDRQLAMKDKIEKERAERFAELMDVERQRLRLEEERMKMELEKEQQRLRLEAERMQMEKEKEERHIMSMDLSQTDEDQQAYYKSLRQSIIAARRVTGGPSL
- the LOC133905996 gene encoding uncharacterized protein LOC133905996 → MDRREAWKETVRELCFGNDSSDEEDNLFLATVSALHESEASQRGPWGGSVPGRRRIERNRLEGHHRLFNDYFADHPVYPDYIFRRRFRMKRDLYLKIVQAVADHDPWFQQRRNAAGELGLSPLQKVTAAFRMLAYDAPADSLDECLRLGEATIIESMRRFVRAVVGVFGDQYLRAPNEEDTARLIATNERRGFPGMLGSIDCMHWRWKNCPTAWAGSYTGHVNSPTIILEAVASQDLWIWHAFFGMPGSLNDINVLHRSHLLDNLAAGVGPQVHYSVNVGRKRQHFIVQQAALRKDVERAFGVLQSRFPIVRGATRLWDEETLHNIMTACIVMHNMIIEDERPDGDVEHVYEGAGVPVEPSHTPSATLQAFAQRYGMITSRQGHHQLREDLVEHLWQFHGVE